TCATAGGAAAGGCAAAGTACCCTGGTAACATACTCGATACACTAAAGACATCCTATAGTATTTATTCGCTGAACGCCCTTAAAATAGCAAGGGAGTGTGGAACAATCAAAGCTGTAAATATTGTTTTGTTGGGCGTATTGGCCAAGTTGGCAGGTATTGACAAAAACATATTTATTGAAGCTATTAACGAGGTGGTTCCTGCGAAAGTTCTTGAAGTAAATATGAAAGCTTTTGAGGAAGGCTACAATTATCATAATTAAGAATTTAAGCCTATTGCTTTTGTGTGGGGCTACAATTTTTGTAAGTAAACCCTGAAAGCCATTCCAAGTGGGATGTTGGCAAAGAATATATAAATTAATATCTATTCTTGGGAGGGTGAAGTGTTATGTCTTATTGGAACCGGGCATATGAATGTATGTCCAGAGAAGAAATGCGAAAGGTCCAATCTGAAAGATTAATAAAAACTGTAAACAGGGTGTATGAAAATGTGCCTACTTACAGAAAGAAGATGCAGGAAAAGGGTATGTTACCGGGAGATATCAAGTCTGTTGATGATTTGAAAAAATTACCCTTTACTTATAAGCAGGATCTGAGAGATACATATCCATACGGACTGTTTGCAGTACCTATGAGCGAAATTGTCAGAGTTCATGCATCTTCAGGAACAACTGGGAAGAAGACGGTTGTAGGCTATACCCAAAATGACCTTGATGTTTGGTCAGAGGTTATTGCCAGAACATTTACAGCTGCAGGAGCAGGAAAAGACTCTTTCCTGCAGATTTCTTACGGTTACGGTTTATTTACCGGGGGACTCGGAGCTCATTACGGCGGCGAGAAACTGGGAGCAACGGTTATACCTACTTCATCAGGAAACACAAAGCTTCAGCTTTCACTTATGAAGGATTTCGGTACAACTCATCTTGCGTGTACACCTTCATATGCTTTATATCTGGCTGAAGAAATGGAAGAACTTGGAATTGAAAGAAGTGATTTGAAGTTGAAGGCCGGTATTTTTGGGGCAGAACCCTGGTCGGAAAGTATGAGACAGGAAATACAGGACAGATTAAAAATTAAGGCTTTTGATATCTACGGGCTAAGCGAGGTAATAGGGCCGGGAGTTGCATGTGAATGTGAATGCCAGAGCGGTATGCATATACCCGAAGACCATTTTATACCGGAAATTATCGATCCTGAGACCGGTGAAGTACTTCCGGAAGGATCAGAAGGAGAAATTGTCTTTACAACTATTACAAAAGAAGGGCTCCCGCTAATTAGGTACAGAACAAGAGATCTTTCTTCTTTAAATTATGCTACATGTGAATGTGGACGTACGGAAGTAAGAATGAACA
This genomic stretch from Ruminiclostridium cellulolyticum H10 harbors:
- a CDS encoding phenylacetate--CoA ligase family protein; amino-acid sequence: MSYWNRAYECMSREEMRKVQSERLIKTVNRVYENVPTYRKKMQEKGMLPGDIKSVDDLKKLPFTYKQDLRDTYPYGLFAVPMSEIVRVHASSGTTGKKTVVGYTQNDLDVWSEVIARTFTAAGAGKDSFLQISYGYGLFTGGLGAHYGGEKLGATVIPTSSGNTKLQLSLMKDFGTTHLACTPSYALYLAEEMEELGIERSDLKLKAGIFGAEPWSESMRQEIQDRLKIKAFDIYGLSEVIGPGVACECECQSGMHIPEDHFIPEIIDPETGEVLPEGSEGEIVFTTITKEGLPLIRYRTRDLSSLNYATCECGRTEVRMNKVAGRTDDMLIIRGVNVFPSQVESVLLSIGETAPHYMLVIDRKDNLDTLEIQVEITPSLFSDEVKKLEDVEKKISKEINSTLGIGAKIKLVEPKTIQRSEGKAKRVIDKRVI